One Nicotiana sylvestris chromosome 12, ASM39365v2, whole genome shotgun sequence genomic window carries:
- the LOC138882779 gene encoding uncharacterized protein: MAEYEACILGLRLAADMGIQEILVLGDSDLLVHQIQGEWETRDLKLIPYRQCLYDLCQRFRSVEFRHIPRIHNEVADALATLASMLHHPDKDYVDSLHIQVHDQHAYCNMVEEEFDGEPWFHDIKKYIRIGIYPTQATWDQKRTIRRLANGFFLSGGVLGS, translated from the exons atggctgagtatgaagcttgtattctGGGGTTAAgactagccgcagacatgggcatccaggaaatcttggtcttgggagattcggatcttttggtacatcaaattcaaggagaatgggaaacacgagatctgaagctcataccctACCGACAATGCCTatatgatctttgtcaacggtttcgatcagtggagttcaggcatattccaagaatccataacgaggttgccgatgcattggctaccctggcatcaatgttgcaccatccagacaaagatTATGTGGATtcactgcatattcaagtccacgatcagcacgcttactgcaacatggttgaagaggaatttgacggtgaaccatggttccacgacatcaagaaGTATATCAGAATAGGGATATATCCAACACAAGCCACatgggatcaaaagagaaccattaggcgattggcaaatggattcttcttaagtggaggagtttt gggcagttAG